Proteins from one Leptonema illini DSM 21528 genomic window:
- a CDS encoding efflux RND transporter permease subunit, giving the protein MLHRLQTFAMKNPLWVLFLVLLFILFGANAITKLPVDAVPDITGIQVMVQTKTGAMDPEQSEALVTYPIEVELAGIQDVREIRSITKYGLSLVTIVFEDHADLYLSRQLIAERLQGLQGSLPDGIDPKLGPISTGLGEVFMYAVKATPGTPLASMQVEDRLRYLRTVQDWVIRPAMKTVPGVAEVDSNGGYLKGVFIEFHPDRMRQNGIGPATLADALQNVGLNSGGGYIEPDMRRVLVRSDARFRTIDEIRHYPIRPYAVGPTPRLDELADVRDGSLPRVGAATENGEETVLGTVLMRIGANSRDVARESETKLSTIPLPEDVQVEILYSRTELVNATVATVEKNLVEGGILVIVILLLLLGNLRAAIIVSLAIPLSMLIALMGMEEMGISANLMSLGAVDFGLIVDGAVVMIENIVRKMEEDPDRLRREGKFTIIADALREVTAPVVTGVLIIIVVYIPILGLTGVEGKMFRPMAITVLLALAASLVLALFVMPVLALLFLKEPKHTQSKLTEWIHRLYTPVLNFSLRRGRILTGASLGLFVISLFIFSRLGSEFLPDLDEQDLVVGMVRSPDISLTEMVKRQEHAEKVIREFEEVETVFSRIGTPESATDPMGINFADCFIILKKDRDAWPVIEELGRRRTKNELFDAISKRLSLEEDLAGDEYSPTQPIAMRFNEMLEGSRADASLRIFGPDLSKLMEYVQIAEEALSPEQMPQVREVGQDELSALRRTPLLDFKPDPEKMNRWGLNSRDIHVGFQYAMAGEEIGSFYEKDRRFPIVLRMQDRWRENIGLASRFPLDLPEGGVIGFRDVASFQFTDQVSTISRIDSRRYAGLSIYLEDRDLEGFIKKADADLRSKLNLPKEYHIEWAGQYKNLERARNRMLIIIPFTFFLIFILLLQNVKDLLQTLLILVGIPLATTGGILLLWMRGITFSVSATVGLIALSGIAVLNGTVLVNFFNQLRKEGYELYEAVHHGTLTRLRPVLMTALVAGLGFLPMALNTGVGAEVQRPLATIVVGGLFTSTVLTLLILPYLYLALERRREKRRQTRL; this is encoded by the coding sequence ATGTTACATCGCCTGCAGACCTTTGCCATGAAGAACCCTCTCTGGGTTCTCTTTCTTGTCCTCCTTTTCATTCTCTTCGGAGCGAATGCCATCACGAAGCTACCCGTCGATGCCGTACCTGATATTACGGGCATACAGGTAATGGTACAGACGAAAACGGGCGCCATGGACCCCGAACAGAGCGAGGCCCTCGTTACTTATCCGATCGAGGTGGAGCTTGCCGGAATTCAGGATGTGCGCGAGATTCGTTCGATCACGAAATACGGGCTGTCCCTTGTCACGATCGTCTTTGAAGATCACGCCGATCTCTATCTTTCGCGTCAGCTCATCGCCGAACGCCTGCAGGGACTTCAGGGATCGTTACCCGACGGCATTGATCCGAAGCTCGGCCCGATCAGCACCGGACTCGGTGAGGTCTTCATGTATGCCGTAAAGGCTACACCGGGTACGCCGCTTGCGTCGATGCAAGTTGAAGACCGGCTGCGTTATCTGCGCACCGTGCAGGACTGGGTAATCCGGCCGGCAATGAAGACCGTGCCCGGTGTAGCCGAAGTCGACTCCAACGGCGGTTACCTGAAAGGCGTTTTTATCGAGTTTCATCCCGATCGCATGCGTCAGAACGGAATCGGGCCGGCAACGCTTGCCGACGCATTGCAGAACGTCGGATTGAACTCAGGCGGGGGTTATATTGAGCCCGACATGCGCCGCGTGCTTGTTCGATCCGATGCGCGCTTTCGTACGATTGATGAGATCCGGCATTATCCGATACGTCCTTATGCGGTCGGGCCGACGCCGCGTCTCGACGAATTGGCTGACGTGCGTGACGGATCGCTCCCCCGCGTCGGAGCGGCCACAGAGAACGGCGAAGAGACCGTACTCGGCACGGTGCTCATGCGTATCGGAGCAAACAGCCGCGATGTTGCGCGGGAAAGCGAAACAAAGCTGTCGACGATTCCGCTGCCCGAAGATGTTCAGGTTGAAATCCTTTATTCAAGAACCGAGCTTGTTAACGCTACGGTAGCCACCGTCGAGAAAAACCTCGTTGAAGGCGGCATCCTCGTCATCGTGATTCTGCTTCTGCTCCTGGGCAACCTTCGCGCCGCCATCATCGTCAGCCTTGCCATTCCGCTTTCTATGCTCATCGCTCTGATGGGCATGGAAGAGATGGGCATCAGCGCGAATCTCATGAGCCTCGGCGCCGTCGACTTCGGGCTTATCGTCGACGGGGCGGTCGTCATGATCGAGAATATCGTGCGCAAGATGGAGGAAGATCCTGATCGATTGCGCCGCGAAGGTAAGTTCACGATTATCGCCGACGCCTTAAGAGAGGTCACCGCTCCTGTCGTTACCGGAGTGCTGATCATCATCGTCGTCTACATTCCCATCCTCGGGTTAACAGGTGTAGAAGGGAAGATGTTCCGTCCGATGGCCATCACCGTACTGCTTGCCCTTGCCGCTTCTCTTGTGCTTGCCCTTTTCGTCATGCCCGTTCTCGCTCTGCTGTTTCTGAAAGAGCCGAAGCATACGCAGAGCAAGCTCACCGAATGGATTCATCGTCTTTATACGCCCGTTCTGAACTTCAGTCTGCGTCGTGGCCGGATTCTTACCGGAGCATCGCTCGGGCTCTTTGTGATTTCGCTCTTTATTTTTTCCAGACTGGGAAGCGAATTCCTGCCCGATCTCGACGAACAGGATCTTGTCGTCGGTATGGTTCGCAGCCCCGACATCTCGCTCACCGAAATGGTAAAGCGACAGGAACACGCCGAAAAGGTTATCCGTGAGTTTGAAGAGGTCGAAACGGTCTTCTCACGCATCGGAACGCCCGAATCGGCGACCGATCCGATGGGCATCAATTTCGCCGACTGCTTTATTATTCTAAAGAAGGATCGCGACGCCTGGCCCGTTATTGAAGAGCTCGGACGCCGCCGCACCAAGAACGAGCTCTTTGACGCCATCAGCAAACGCCTCAGCCTGGAAGAGGATCTTGCAGGCGACGAATACTCGCCCACACAGCCCATCGCCATGCGCTTCAACGAGATGCTCGAAGGATCGCGCGCCGACGCCTCGCTGCGTATCTTCGGCCCCGATCTGAGCAAGCTGATGGAGTATGTGCAGATCGCCGAAGAAGCGCTCTCGCCCGAACAGATGCCGCAGGTGCGCGAGGTCGGTCAGGATGAGCTCTCGGCGCTGCGTCGCACTCCTCTACTCGACTTCAAACCCGATCCCGAGAAGATGAACCGCTGGGGCCTCAACTCGCGCGACATTCACGTCGGCTTTCAATATGCGATGGCAGGAGAAGAGATCGGTTCTTTTTATGAAAAGGATCGCCGATTTCCGATCGTGCTGCGCATGCAGGATCGCTGGCGCGAGAACATAGGCCTGGCCTCGCGTTTTCCTCTCGATCTACCAGAAGGAGGCGTCATCGGATTTCGCGACGTCGCCAGCTTTCAGTTCACCGATCAGGTTTCGACCATCTCGCGCATCGACTCCCGTCGTTATGCAGGGTTATCCATCTATCTGGAAGACCGGGATCTCGAAGGTTTTATTAAGAAGGCCGACGCCGACCTGCGAAGCAAGCTCAATCTGCCGAAAGAGTATCACATTGAATGGGCAGGGCAGTACAAGAACCTTGAACGGGCACGCAATCGCATGCTCATCATCATTCCGTTCACGTTCTTTCTCATCTTCATTTTGCTGCTACAGAACGTGAAGGATCTACTGCAAACGCTGCTGATCCTCGTCGGTATTCCACTCGCCACCACCGGAGGCATTCTGCTTCTCTGGATGCGCGGCATCACGTTCAGCGTATCGGCCACAGTCGGATTGATCGCACTCTCGGGTATCGCCGTCCTGAACGGCACCGTCCTTGTGAACTTCTTCAATCAGCTGCGCAAAGAGGGCTATGAGCTTTACGAGGCCGTGCATCATGGCACGCTCACACGACTGCGCCCGGTGCTCATGACGGCCCTCGTAGCAGGACTGGGATTCCTGCCTATGGCCCTGAATACCGGTGTCGGCGCCGAGGTGCAGCGTCCGCTTGCGACCATCGTCGTCGGCGGCCTTTTTACATCGACCGTGCTCACGCTTCTCATACTGCCCTACCTCTACCTCGCCCTTGAGAGACGCAGAGAGAAGCGACGACAGACAAGACTCTGA
- a CDS encoding TolC family protein, with protein MFSRFMPQILRGGLILLIWPALILAKEDAPALLRYRDALQLSEQSPDVHIQALRVQREKKQQEQASTLLPAAPELDLSYERSRTQYPAGYFDTVPTEERMQGRSYEVGVRQQIDVSGSRSSLRKEAEHRTSLAEHMLRLEKLQARSRLREAYLGISIHGHMSEHLDEHTKRFTRLKAAFGEGYFDRRLGAYTSSALDMGIASLQADYIDSQTSYRNSTLALRKELGLTHEDSLVVEDFSKIPLPELRDEAQLIEKARAGLPVLLGRDRIAMAQAAEEMASRKIFPFVELFAATGKRDLGNYSSPTFQNNAPERENFWKFGVRIPLGIFGPERFGSDVAAADRQIAEEELKRFEQRLDLLVKQEIALYRGEKASYERLYRTFVKSEPLTQALEAALVSRRITYFEFWGEHERLHDILIRMGEARLKAAAALGRLEILVGEELE; from the coding sequence ATGTTCTCACGTTTCATGCCGCAGATTTTGCGAGGCGGTCTCATCTTACTGATCTGGCCGGCCCTGATCCTGGCGAAGGAAGATGCGCCGGCACTTCTGCGCTATCGGGACGCCCTTCAACTCTCAGAGCAGAGCCCCGACGTTCATATCCAGGCCCTGCGCGTCCAGCGAGAGAAGAAGCAGCAGGAACAGGCCTCGACGCTGCTGCCGGCCGCTCCTGAGCTTGACCTGAGCTATGAACGCAGCCGCACACAGTACCCGGCCGGCTACTTCGACACGGTTCCGACCGAAGAACGCATGCAGGGACGCTCCTACGAAGTCGGAGTACGGCAGCAGATCGACGTATCGGGCAGTCGCAGCAGCCTGCGCAAAGAAGCAGAGCATCGCACATCGCTGGCCGAACACATGTTGCGCCTCGAAAAACTTCAGGCGCGAAGCCGCCTGCGAGAGGCCTATCTGGGCATATCGATTCATGGCCATATGAGCGAGCATCTTGACGAACATACGAAACGCTTCACCAGATTAAAGGCCGCCTTTGGCGAGGGCTACTTCGATCGTCGGCTCGGCGCCTACACATCGTCGGCCCTTGATATGGGCATCGCCTCGCTTCAGGCCGATTATATCGACAGCCAGACGTCATATCGCAATTCCACTCTCGCTCTTCGCAAAGAGTTGGGGTTAACGCACGAGGATTCCCTCGTCGTCGAAGACTTTTCAAAGATACCGCTTCCCGAATTAAGAGATGAGGCTCAATTGATAGAGAAGGCTCGTGCAGGGTTGCCGGTACTGCTCGGACGCGATCGCATCGCCATGGCGCAGGCCGCCGAAGAGATGGCCTCGCGAAAGATCTTTCCCTTTGTGGAGCTTTTCGCCGCTACGGGAAAAAGAGATCTCGGAAATTACAGCTCGCCCACCTTTCAGAATAACGCACCGGAACGCGAGAACTTCTGGAAGTTCGGCGTTCGCATACCGCTCGGCATCTTCGGGCCCGAACGATTCGGATCAGACGTGGCCGCCGCCGACAGACAGATCGCCGAAGAAGAGCTAAAACGATTCGAACAGCGCCTTGACCTGCTTGTTAAACAGGAGATCGCCCTTTACAGAGGCGAGAAGGCAAGCTACGAGCGATTGTATCGCACATTCGTCAAGAGCGAGCCGTTGACGCAGGCGCTTGAGGCGGCGCTTGTGTCTCGCCGTATAACCTACTTTGAATTCTGGGGCGAACACGAACGCCTTCACGATATCCTGATCCGCATGGGAGAGGCCCGTCTGAAAGCGGCCGCAGCCCTCGGTCGCCTTGAAATACTCGTCGGAGAGGAGCTCGAATAA
- a CDS encoding S41 family peptidase, whose product MISMLRHRASRIAYLLILLPVFVTASVMASPAGQTGIPGRAATMFALLERYHIRTPADARTIVKPDLVKRDFLAAVDSSGFFLMKDDVDRLMSIPLRVDGLLSGDVVFFDATVITLRERLLQMQADPLLHNEKINEWPAWVEFHSGSDPSYTKTPTERRERWKKLLRHRMLLQAFFEKPDATVAEFQALLDKKGESYLAIARKRELARIQRKLEHPDGFEKSLSSLFLNIISSQYDPHTAFFSMSDRKMMEESLSARAMTYGFTISRSTGGEIRIERLIPGGAADRSGKLRKQDVLLLAELQEPAGVRQVHFADLSLDEADEQLSHPRSMQMTLTVRRADGSTDRVSLRKQKARSERNAVNGFLLKGSSRVGYIYLPSFYANWDSPDAPAFADDVAREILKLKRDGMQGLILDLRGNGGGSVQEALNLAGLFIDSGPFMVERQREGRPRLLKDPSRGTVYDGPLILLVNGQSASASEFFAQILRDYDRALIVGNTTFGKATSQVVLPLTLDDRILNRPQLWSQLNIDSLKLTVNVYYNLEGTSHQRRGVEPDIVLPEPVAPTEQSGEAGYPSALESDSIDRKIAVEKSGELPRSKLLRKSRNRMSDGRFGRMTQIAERLAPAFAPVERFSLEPQAFFEKMQGQWKDFEAMDAVLFEKSSEYTVVVDRAELDIEKMDPYRKEMNDFQRERIERDLYIEEGYRIMDDWL is encoded by the coding sequence ATGATTTCTATGCTGAGGCACAGAGCCAGTCGTATCGCTTATCTGTTAATCTTGCTGCCCGTTTTCGTGACGGCGTCTGTAATGGCCTCTCCGGCCGGGCAGACCGGGATTCCCGGACGTGCCGCTACGATGTTTGCCCTGCTTGAGCGTTATCATATTCGAACGCCGGCCGATGCTCGCACCATCGTCAAGCCCGACCTGGTGAAGCGGGACTTTCTCGCCGCCGTCGATTCGTCGGGCTTCTTTCTAATGAAAGACGATGTGGACCGACTGATGTCCATCCCCCTCCGAGTGGACGGCCTTCTGAGCGGTGATGTCGTTTTTTTCGATGCTACCGTAATCACGCTTCGCGAAAGGTTGCTGCAGATGCAGGCTGATCCGCTTCTGCATAACGAGAAGATCAACGAATGGCCGGCCTGGGTGGAGTTTCATTCGGGTTCCGATCCGTCGTACACAAAAACGCCGACCGAACGACGCGAACGCTGGAAGAAGCTGCTACGCCATCGCATGCTTTTACAGGCGTTTTTCGAAAAGCCCGATGCGACTGTGGCGGAATTTCAGGCGCTGCTTGATAAGAAGGGGGAATCGTACCTCGCCATCGCCCGCAAGCGTGAGCTGGCGCGAATTCAACGTAAACTCGAACATCCCGATGGGTTTGAGAAGTCGCTCAGTTCTCTTTTCTTGAACATCATCAGCTCGCAGTATGATCCGCATACGGCGTTCTTCAGTATGTCGGATCGCAAGATGATGGAAGAGTCGTTATCGGCGCGAGCCATGACCTATGGCTTCACGATCTCACGCAGCACGGGCGGCGAGATCCGCATCGAACGCCTGATCCCAGGCGGAGCGGCCGATCGTTCAGGTAAGCTGCGCAAGCAGGACGTGCTTCTGCTTGCCGAGCTACAGGAGCCAGCCGGCGTCAGACAGGTTCACTTCGCCGATCTCAGTCTTGATGAGGCCGATGAGCAGCTCTCGCATCCGCGATCCATGCAGATGACGCTTACGGTGCGCAGAGCGGACGGTTCGACCGACCGAGTGTCGCTGCGCAAGCAGAAGGCAAGAAGCGAGCGCAATGCGGTTAACGGTTTTCTGTTAAAGGGATCGAGTCGTGTCGGCTATATCTATCTACCCTCGTTTTATGCTAACTGGGATTCCCCCGATGCTCCGGCCTTTGCCGACGACGTCGCCCGCGAGATCCTGAAGCTGAAGCGTGACGGTATGCAGGGCCTGATCCTTGATCTTCGCGGCAACGGAGGCGGCTCGGTACAGGAGGCGTTAAATCTTGCCGGGCTTTTTATCGACTCCGGTCCGTTTATGGTCGAAAGACAGAGAGAGGGAAGACCGCGTCTTTTAAAAGATCCGAGCCGCGGAACGGTCTATGACGGCCCGCTCATTCTTCTCGTGAATGGTCAGAGCGCCTCGGCATCGGAATTCTTCGCGCAGATCTTGCGAGATTATGACCGCGCCCTTATCGTGGGCAATACCACATTTGGCAAGGCGACGTCGCAGGTCGTACTTCCGCTCACGCTCGACGATCGTATTCTGAATCGGCCTCAACTCTGGAGTCAGTTGAATATAGATTCTCTGAAGCTGACGGTGAACGTGTATTATAATCTTGAGGGCACGAGTCATCAGCGCAGAGGCGTCGAACCCGACATCGTTCTGCCCGAACCCGTCGCCCCGACAGAGCAGAGCGGAGAGGCAGGTTATCCGTCCGCCCTTGAAAGCGACAGTATTGATAGAAAGATCGCGGTTGAAAAATCGGGCGAGCTTCCTCGTTCAAAGCTTCTGCGCAAAAGCCGTAACCGAATGTCAGACGGAAGGTTCGGGCGTATGACGCAGATCGCAGAGCGTCTGGCCCCGGCCTTTGCTCCCGTTGAACGCTTCTCGCTTGAGCCTCAGGCCTTCTTTGAAAAGATGCAGGGCCAATGGAAGGATTTTGAGGCCATGGATGCCGTTCTTTTCGAGAAGAGTTCAGAGTACACCGTCGTCGTCGACAGGGCGGAGCTTGATATCGAGAAGATGGATCCGTATCGCAAAGAGATGAACGACTTTCAGCGAGAGCGAATTGAAAGAGATCTTTATATCGAAGAAGGCTACAGGATTATGGACGACTGGCTGTAG